A stretch of the Theileria equi strain WA chromosome 1, complete sequence genome encodes the following:
- a CDS encoding hypothetical protein (encoded by transcript BEWA_026970A) encodes MSLNGSSGQLSASRDKLVEKYGNTPISDGKMNPQMAMDAFSSKYTHLVANSPLDVLRTELFKPITVSNLEFTDSDYKETEKLEKSIELEVKVCSKSTIFLKKLLENYESTPKSVLSAVLTSKEVISNLLDLHESFTFGLDRELPEEDRILENVKTATKLFNGSCIPLVMWPAQETNSEAMKVPESAIFDAFNIYLLRKHNREVYVEVGRNNPLSHEEGGSLEIDISDATVLRELSDVVIDELLSALWCIVYIGNLYIRKEDVPPMFEAYKEEFVSQDNKLVDKLWSKYLACSDHIKARMPHLKSLDEKFASRVILELNGFVILQNALVTALASLYYLKGEMSASIFNSYASVFILEDFSGVYSCSSELDCDALAVSPILANNVQELQASCVFFLSLFYLMEGDKDGNMLKIHDEFILPILQRWELEDCTKNKALAIPLFLHFALLKNDSSQTLVNGIAAPEFISRSSKFLHKYPESVEWICLSRSIFDSDQFIHARLARYILAESFTRLMESLESPCIPGISKVAYALSTLTRDAFFVDYFADFKILDDLCAFFSLQFPYDIGTFIQLLNALLPLTNGLLKDDSNQVLKNRERIKIVIRTLLRKIDGLNISPLTADLASDGKSYVCNSHTSMELQLIAMFGLDAGTFAENWSKWELGDCLYFLPKGSCGMLTELDVHDQLKDVAPGKYWIRNSELGLVLADEAPSVHISCIRFNLEDTLRISYGNETISHEKGAEFTILRSLWVIWKSCIVHLANTPYELDDVALQTFVSCNSLFSRLLVNFPCLFYLMESHLSSTLYVKEDDSPLGHCSFAYHFTLILVLALRRPRLRVVLPDTIAALSSFLVPNYVVPLEENTTEAEFHRYWMFFYSLEHIQTKYSTDNNFNIFLLLSRVMQEEEKLLKVYPVTCAILGFFRDLLKVCPPELWILHSVHHGLWNISHSSLTAQSRDVFMGISCSHLRSLKSRLEHRAGSIYSSFQTFFFCEMVSFALKSVGTNICELEFSDANQRLEMILAVLDIALLTSRLFKVCNYNVEGGGVPTGTCNNSDEWIKGLDELGNQVLMVFSESNYISELIRIISCQMNILKGKEGASLVMLNPLVFSEVSLSFFTPRLQNMRKIAPLFFMLESADKIGQECKINARYRWLSQHFSSCDGTSHGKRIVERALELVHQLQIIALPKNKSFIFGTLARTLGGEFFCMSKLSSQTPFLSISSSVYSENDPISYYLQVQLGAMRSILPQAPLAQSIISHAYGGYNLALSTDILTLYMLLNEFYDKKTHYPGDKNHLLDQLGLTKGTDALLFIANKEEESFVEHLICTFFDTRLCGYDECISILRYFVACLETNIGAEFLKSEGVSVGFNVLTSFIDSVLRLHILNGMTISQVSLGNITVVQLALVVFSRLVVVCMDPKVKGTRLCWETVDLVLRTLVDFLGVFDSFKNLFSEIKLEVLPMLDYRRGLDSTLDLSIPLSRGEAVLEKKVAVVEIIGSIYSILSAVSLYLPMERHDDHFLKIVEYVSTSWDFVETLFPTCSYDNGCFTRTGDNSSIDCNDKETRLGLWLGDDLLNWLPRLLDFASKMNVPVENILLKSPVHDICAFDFSLLKEDSQVNGFKMQDMLSLMMRHISGVPELNFVSRLSQGRTFVDTGAENRTVWEFLNFGTAENYGLFYLTNVCRFSCISTILMCKNGYGTNVYDLENVKNCIKMVSLVESMNASKLKTMTVLFDIVKFTRENPTALKVTKPFETFAINLTMTAQLGLASPSICNENSLYLGILIKLLATIVDGADVKGLIQSFDQHYSESGQYSRDDVETFIINVFGGFIAQLVQFVSTNLAAFDKVPDLLFGKESGYKFHKRFFVNSRRAVNGELALDEELVWMQYIILHSFPALYRQFSGIVNKVQKTNSQVETLYRNVAKHVITSLSRVSHHLLTLCCRWERQIVKILSQFSQPGNGYLCAEIFVSIFAPVVATLALKEVVATPLNKDQGHDFLFLLSDILISHKFTSCVPMPPSLMESLLNSEHLESNKKYLLENFKNKAELRYENCNLVCAMVVKCLDHLLSMFIFALKHESAEHSLSQLIIKSHMIQKIYMYPFANYFVQPINSITPKSALESYLGPERYGCKDKRAVVQGNCIEVLESSINTWYPYYIQDKNNVQSRCNLHLLHCKILYFVSLLNVDGSESVHILMLLQTLEKRAKHVLTGGVVSVAQLEEALLYFSLLRKLPPRLSLSHANLKTISKFLKWSAVHFDNLADVIHGKGNRAGSVKARTKHQSLLYLILENAMTFTSLLLDLKVTLDLQDELPPTADKFLTYGQDSQDAVGLTREQFVSSIAAGSFTGCRGTPLGPSSISLDLVLAIFRIVVDLGSMGLSVLDDFTKAPILYGYKNGDQILLPMADHFSEPVSHDKTPVETLTIEKCGHFLVQVDPMGKSSAKNHSILPAAIELGDLQKIAEVIVEKSLLFGSQFINTLCLQNSLNNQGRRDLFSPNSFTLLSALCSDVAAHKDVTSQSLQEFNSVISDYISKKKLDAKNIHSTFGDTIIFLK; translated from the coding sequence ATGAGCTTAAACGGCTCTTCTGGGCAGCTCTCGGCCAGCAGAGACAAATTGGTGGAGAAATACGGGAATACACCGATTTCAGATGGAAAAATGAATCCACAAATGGCTATGGATGCGTTTAGTAGCAAATACACCCATTTAGTGGCGAATAGTCCACTGGATGTGCTGAGGACCGAATTATTTAAGCCAATCACCGTCAGCAATCTGGAATTCACAGATTCAGACTACAAGGAGACGGAAAAACTCGAGAAATCCATAGAATTAGAGGTTAAAGTCTGTTCCAAGAGCACGATCTTCCTCAAGAAGCTCCTGGAGAATTATGAGTCAACCCCGAAGTCAGTTTTGTCGGCTGTTTTGACCAGCAAGGAGGTGATTTCGAATCTTTTAGATTTACACGAGTCATTTACCTTTGGATTGGATCGAGAATTGCCTGAAGAAGATcgaattttggagaatGTAAAGACAGCCACAAAGTTGTTTAACGGGAGTTGCATCCCGCTGGTCATGTGGCCGGCTCAAGAGACGAATTCCGAGGCTATGAAGGTACCGGAATCTGCAATATTTGATGCTTTCAACATTTACCTCTTGAGAAAACACAATAGGGAAGTATATGTTGAGGTTGGCCGGAATAATCCATTATCGCATGAGGAGGGAGGATCTCTTGAAATTGACATTTCAGATGCAACTGTGTTGCGGGAACTTTCAGATGTAGTTATAGATGAGTTGCTTTCAGCTCTATGGTGTATTGTATATATCGGGAATTTGTACATAAGAAAAGAGGACGTGCCACCAATGTTTGAGGCATATAAAGAGGAGTTTGTTAGCCAAGACAACAAGCTTGTTGATAAACTATGGTCGAAATATTTGGCCTGTTCAGATCATATAAAGGCAAGGATGCCGCATTTGAAGTCTTTGgatgaaaagtttgcaagCCGCGTAATTTTAGAGCTGAATGGATTTGTCATTTTGCAAAATGCCCTAGTAACTGCCCTTGCATCGCTCTATTATCTCAAGGGGGAAATGAGTGCGTCTATCTTCAACTCTTATGCATCAGTATTTATTCTTGAGGATTTTAGCGGAGTTTACTCCTGTTCATCTGAACTGGATTGTGATGCACTCGCTGTTTCGCCAATTTTGGCTAATAATGTGCAAGAACTTCAGGCATCTTGCGTGTTCTTCCTCTCGCTATTCTATCTTATGGAGGGAGACAAGGATGGAAATATGCTCAAGATTCATGATGAATTTATACTCCCAATTTTGCAAAGATGGGAACTTGAAGATTGCACAAAGAATAAAGCACTTGCAATACCATTGTTCTTGCATTTTGCACTTTTGAAAAATGATTCGTCTCAAACTCTAGTCAATGGCATTGCAGCTCCAGAGTTTATAAGCAGGTCGTCTAAGTTCTTGCACAAGTATCCTGAGAGTGTAGAATGGATTTGCCTCTCTAGAAGCATTTTTGATTCTGATCAATTCATCCATGCTAGACTTGCCAGGTATATTTTGGCAGAATCATTTACCAGGTTAATGGAATCGCTAGAGTCGCCCTGCATTCCAGGAATATCAAAGGTTGCATATGCACTCTCCACACTCACTAGGGATGCATTCTTTGTCGACTACTTTGCAGATTTCAAGATTCTGGATGACCTATGTGCATTTTTCTCTCTGCAATTTCCATACGACATTGGAACATTTATTCAGCTACTCAATGCCCTTTTACCACTCACAAATGGGCTTTTGAAAGATGATAGTAACCAGGTGTTAAAGAATCgagagagaataaagattGTAATACGAACATTGTTGCGTAAAATTGATGGACTCAATATTAGTCCACTCACAGCGGATCTCGCCAGTGATGGCAAAAGTTATGTCTGTAACTCTCACACGTCGATGGAATTACAGTTGATAGCAATGTTTGGATTAGATGCGGGTACTTTTGCAGAGAACTGGAGCAAATGGGAACTTGGTGATTGTCTCTACTTTTTACCAAAAGGATCCTGTGGAATGCTTACAGAGCTTGACGTACATGATCAGTTGAAGGATGTAGCTCCTGGAAAGTATTGGATTAGAAACTCTGAGCTTGGGCTTGTCCTAGCAGATGAAGCTCCTTCTGTCCATATATCATGCATTCGTTTTAATCTAGAGGATACCCTCAGGATTTCCTATGGTAATGAGACCATTTCACATGAAAAGGGAGCCGAATTCACCATATTGAGGTCCTTGTGGGTAATTTGGAAGTCATGCATAGTTCATTTAGCCAACACACCCTACGAGCTAGATGATGTTGCCCTGCAAACTTTTGTATCTTGCAACTCGCTCTTCTCCAGGCTGCTTGTAAATTTCCCTTGTCTTTTCTACCTCATGGAGAGTCACCTATCATCCACCTTGTATGTAAAAGAGGACGACTCACCCCTTGGACACTGCAGCTTTGCTTATCATTTTACTCTCATCCTTGTCTTGGCACTACGGAGACCAAGGTTGCGTGTTGTTTTGCCAGACACAATTGCCGCTTTGTCAAGTTTTTTGGTTCCAAATTACGTAGTCCCACTTGAAGAAAATACTACAGAAGCTGAATTTCACAGATATTGGATGTTCTTTTATTCACTAGAACATATCCAAACAAAGTATAGCACGGATAACAATTTCAATATATTCCTGCTACTCTCTAGAGTTAtgcaagaggaagaaaaatTATTAAAGGTCTATCCTGTAACCTGTGCCATCCTTGGATTTTTCAGAGATTTGCTCAAAGTTTGTCCACCTGAACTTTGGATTTTGCATAGCGTACATCATGGGCTTTGGAATATTTCGCATTCTTCACTTACTGCACAGTCTCGCGATGTATTCATGGGAATAAGCTGCTCTCATCTTAGAAGCCTGAAATCCAGACTAGAGCATCGTGCGGGTTCCATTTACAGTTCATTCCAGACATTCTTTTTCTGTGAGATGGTTTCATTTGCCCTAAAGAGCGTTGGAACAAACATTTGTGAACTGGAATTTTCAGATGCTAACCAGCGCCTAGAAATGATACTTGCTGTTTTGGATATTGCCCTGCTAACTTCTAGACTTTTCAAGGTGTGTAACTATAATGTTGAAGGTGGAGGAGTCCCTACTGGTACATGCAATAATTCTGATGAATGGATAAAGGGTCTAGATGAACTTGGAAACCAGGTGTTGATGGTATTTTCAGAGTCCAACTACATATCGGAGCTTATTCGTATAATTTCTTGTCAAatgaacattttaaagGGCAAAGAAGGGGCCTCGCTGGTTATGCTGAATCCATTGGTGTTTAGTGAAGTTTCTCTTTCGTTCTTTACACCCAGGTTGCAAAATATGCGCAAGATCGCCCCTCTTTTTTTCATGTTAGAGTCTGCCGATAAGATTGGAcaagaatgtaaaattaACGCGAGATATCGTTGGCTTTCTCAAcacttttcttcttgtgaCGGTACGTCACATGGTAAAAGAATAGTTGAGCGTGCCCTAGAATTAGTTCATCAGTTGCAGATTATTGCGCTTCCAAAGAACAAGAGTTTTATATTTGGAACCCTGGCAAGAACTTTGGGTGGTGAATTCTTTTGTATGTCAAAGCTATCATCTCAGACACCATTTTTGTCAATATCTAGCTCGGTTTATTCAGAAAACGATCCAATTTCCTACTACTTGCAGGTACAGCTCGGTGCGATGCGTAGTATTTTACCTCAGGCTCCACTTGCGCAATCAATCATCTCGCATGCTTATGGCGGTTATAATTTGGCTTTATCCACGGATATATTAACCTTGTACATGTTACTGAATGAATTTTATGACAAAAAGACTCACTACCCAGGCGATAAAAACCACCTTTTAGATCAACTTGGATTAACAAAGGGGACGGATGCACTCTTGTTCATTGCTAATAAGGAAGAGGAAAGTTTTGTAGAACATTTAATCTGCACATTTTTCGATACTAGACTATGTGGATATGATGAATGTATTTCAATTCTCCGTTACTTTGTCGCCTGCTTAGAAACAAACATTGGGGctgaatttttaaagagtGAAGGAGTATCCGTTGGATTTAATGTTTTGACAAGCTTTATAGACTCAGTATTGCGActtcatattttaaatggTATGACTATATCTCAGGTATCTCTTGGTAATATTACAGTCGTCCAACTAGCTCTAGTTGTTTTTAGTAGGCTAGTTGTCGTATGCATGGACCCAAAAGTGAAAGGTACGAGGCTTTGTTGGGAAACTGTAGATTTGGTGCTTCGCACTCTTGTAGATTTTCTTGGCGTATTTGATAGTTTTAAAAACCTATTTAGCGAAATAAAGCTTGAGGTTTTACCAATGTTGGATTATAGACGTGGTCTGGATAGCACCCTAGATTTGTCCATTCCACTATCCAGAGGCGAAGCTGTTTTGGAAAAGAAGGTGGCTGTGGTTGAAATTATAGGTTCCATTTATAGCATACTCTCGGCCGTTTCTCTCTATTTGCCCATGGAACGACATGATGAtcattttttgaaaattgtAGAGTATGTTTCTACAAGTTGGGACTTTGTGGAGACACTGTTTCCCACTTGTAGCTACGACAATGGTTGCTTTACCAGAACAGGGGACAATTCGTCTATAGACTGTAATGACAAGGAAACCAGGTTAGGACTATGGCTCGGTGACGATTTACTAAATTGGCTACCCAGATTGCTAGATTTTGCTTCAAAAATGAATGTTCCTGTAGAAAATATACTTTTAAAGAGTCCTGTACATGATATTTGCGCATTTGATTTTTCGCTGCTAAAAGAGGATTCACAAGTGAATGGATTCAAGATGCAGGATATGCTCTCGCTGATGATGAGACACATTTCCGGAGTCCCAGAGCTAAACTTTGTGTCACGGCTTTCACAGGGACGTACTTTTGTGGATACTGGAGCTGAAAATAGGACAGTTTGGgaatttttaaactttGGAACTGCGGAAAATTATGGCTTGTTTTACTTGACAAACGTTTGCCGATTTTCTTGCATAAGTACTATTCTCATGTGTAAAAATGGGTACGGTACTAATGTTTAtgatttggaaaatgtaaagaattGCATAAAGATGGTCTCTCTTGTTGAGTCTATGAATGCGTCGAAACTCAAGACAATGACTGTCCTTTTTgacattgtaaaatttacaCGAGAAAATCCAACTGCACTCAAGGTCACAAAGCCATTTGAAACTTTTGCCATAAATCTCACAATGACTGCTCAACTTGGGCTAGCCAGCCCCTCGATTTGTAACGAAAACTCTCTTTACCTTGGAATCTTGATAAAACTCTTGGCCACCATTGTGGATGGCGCAGATGTAAAGGGATTGATTCAATCCTTTGATCAGCACTATTCAGAGTCTGGACAATACTCTAGAGATGATGTTGAAACGTTTATAATCAACGTGTTTGGTGGATTTATTGCTCAGCTTGTTCAATTTGTGAGCACCAATCTTGCTGCATTTGACAAGGTTCCAGACTTGCTTTTCGGAAAGGAGAGTGGATACAAATTTCACAAGAGATTTTTTGTCAATTCTAGAAGGGCTGTAAATGGTGAACTTGCACTAGACGAAGAACTGGTATGGATGCAATATATAATCTTGCATTCTTTTCCCGCCTTGTACAGACAATTTTCTGGTATAGTGAACAAAGTACAGAAGACAAATAGTCAGGTGGAAACCTTGTACAGGAATGTTGCAAAACACGTAATTACCAGTTTATCTCGAGTATCGCATCATCTTCTTACTCTTTGTTGTCGCTGGGAGAGGCAAATTGTCAAGATATTGTCTCAATTTTCTCAGCCTGGTAATGGATATTTATGCGCAGAAATATTTGTGTCAATATTCGCTCCAGTGGTTGCCACTTTGGCGCTAAAGGAAGTTGTTGCCACACCGCTAAACAAGGACCAAGGACACGATTTCCTATTTTTGCTATCGGATATACTCATATCGCACAAATTCACATCTTGTGTTCCAATGCCTCCGTCGCTAATGGAATCATTGCTAAATTCAGAACATTTGGAATCTAACAAGAAATACCTATTGGagaattttaaaaataaagcTGAGCTTCGCTACGAAAATTGTAACCTAGTTTGTGCAATGGTTGTAAAATGCCTGGATCACCTACTTTCAATGTTCATCTTTGCCCTCAAGCATGAGAGTGCCGAGCATAGCCTCTCGCAACTCATAATAAAATCGCACAtgatacaaaaaatatacatGTATCCCTTTGCAAACTACTTTGTACAACCAATAAACTCAATAACACCAAAGAGTGCTCTGGAATCATACCTTGGACCGGAAAGATACGGATGCAAGGACAAGAGAGCCGTAGTACAGGGAAACTGCATAGAAGTTTTGGAAAGTTCAATCAACACTTGGTATCCCTATTACATCCAGGACAAGAACAATGTACAAAGCAGGTGTAACCTTCACTTGTTGCACTGCAAAATACTCTACTTTGTTTCATTACTCAACGTGGATGGATCTGAAAgtgtacacattttaatgctTTTGCAAACGCTGGAGAAGAGGGCAAAGCACGTCCTTACTGGAGGTGTGGTGAGCGTTGCGCAACTTGAGGAGGCGCTACTTTACTTTTCTCTCTTGAGAAAACTGCCACCTCGTTTATCGCTATCTCATGCAAATCTCAAGACAATATCAAAGTTTCTAAAGTGGTCAGCGGTCCATTTTGACAATCTGGCGGATGTCATTCATGGTAAAGGTAATCGCGCGGGAAGTGTAAAAGCGCGCACGAAGCACCAGAGTTTGCTCTATttgattttggaaaatgcaATGACATTCACATCCCTCTTGCTTGATCTAAAGGTCACTTTGGATTTACAAGATGAATTGCCACCAACCGCCGATA